In Pseudomonas abieticivorans, the genomic window GCGGCAGGCCTTTGGCAGCCCTCAACGCTTCAACCAGCGCCTGCAGGACGCAGGTTTCGATGAGCACAGTTACGCCGACTACACCCGACGTGAACTGGCGGCCCGGCAGGTCTACGCTCAATGGGGGCAAGTGCCCGCACCCACTGATGAACAGGTGCGCGCGTTCATGGATGAAAACCGACTTTTAATCACCTCGCAGAACCACCTGCAAGGTGCTGATGTCGAACCGCTACAGGGCCTGGAAGCGGCCAGGGCATTGCTCGGCTCACGCCAGCAGGCCCAAGCACGACAGCAAGCGTTGGCACGCTTGCGTACGCAAGGCAGCGTCGAACGGATTGACGCCCATTGAAGTTTCCCCCCCAATAGTGGGGAACCTTGGCAGTCGGCATTCAGGCAGTTCCCCAAATTTGGGGGATGGGGGCATGGGAGTACTATTTTTCCCATGGAAATCAGCGGCATGGCACGGTAAAAATCCGTCGCCGGGTCTGGCATGAAGTGTGCTCAAGCCTAAGTGAGGCGCGCACTCCCAGGCTCGGATTCACGGACCTGCAGTTTCAAGGAGTCCACCTTGTTAAACAAAGTACTGGTTGTCGAAGATGAACAGATCCTTGCGCAAAACCTGGAAGTTTACCTCCAGGCCCAAGGTCTGGACGTTCGTGTGGCTCACGAGGGCGCCAAGGCCATCGGCATCGCCGAGACCTTTGCCCCGGATGTAATGGTGCTCGATTACCGCTTGCCCGACATGGAAGGCTTTCAGGTACTCGATGCCGTCCGCCAGAACAGGCACTGTCATTTTGTGCTGATCACCGCCCACCCGACCGCCGAGGTCTGTGAGCGGGCCCGCAACCTGGGGGTCAGCCATATCCTGTTCAAACCGTTTCCGTTGGCGGAACTGGCACGAGCGGTCTGCGACCTGCTGGGGATCAAGCGCGAGCCACAGGGCGGGAGTGACCATGTCCGAAGGGTTTGTCGAACGGCGCCAGAGCAGGACCGAGAGCTTCCCCCTGCAGCTGTATGACGGCAGTTGGGTGCTGGCGGACCGCCGACGTGGCGACGAGTTGGCGACCACCGCATCACACGACCGAGACATGCTCACCGGGGAGTAATGGCGCGATAGACGTTCCGGCACACGCCGCGATGGCCTGCCGCGCCGAGAGGGCCAAAAGCCCCGGGTGTTGGAGAGCGTGCCATGGAACGTTTGTCCCTTGCTGTAGAACCGGCATCGCCGGCCCGTGCACCCCACCGATTCGCCAGTGATCAGCTGGCCCAGGCCCGAACCCTCGCCTCATCCTCTGGCGAGCGCATGCTCGACGCCCTGCAACAACTCTGCGGGTTGCCCCCGCAGGGCTTTGTCCAGTGCCTGGGCGCGACCCTGCATTACCCCGTGCTGGATGGCCCGAGCCTGTTCGATGCCGTGCCGGTGTTCGACCGGGTCACCCTGGCGCAGTGCCTCAAGCGCGAATTCATTCTGCTGCGCCACGCCGGCGCGGTCATCGGCGTGTTTGCCGACCCCTTCGATGGCGCCCGCCTGGCCTGGATCGACGACTGCCTGCATGGCGCACCGTTGTACCTGGTGCACGCCGACGACCTGAAGGCCTACCTGGCCCGCCATGAAGAAAGCTTCCACGCGGTGGAGTCGCTCAATGCCCAGGCTGATGCCGGCACGCAGATCGACACGCTGCAGAGCCTGTCGCTGACCAGTATCAGCGAAGATGCGAGCGTGGTGGTCAAACTGGTCAACTCCACGCTGTACGACGCCTTGAAGATGCACGCCAGTGATAT contains:
- a CDS encoding SurA N-terminal domain-containing protein, which gives rise to MKLKPLLLLTLSPLFMQALADDGRVAARVNGQAISEFRLERYFTEYLEEQGRAVASIRSPQAYRQLRQAALGELIDKELLWQEAGRRGVIISDSAVQAQVEQTRQAFGSPQRFNQRLQDAGFDEHSYADYTRRELAARQVYAQWGQVPAPTDEQVRAFMDENRLLITSQNHLQGADVEPLQGLEAARALLGSRQQAQARQQALARLRTQGSVERIDAH